A portion of the Limanda limanda chromosome 3, fLimLim1.1, whole genome shotgun sequence genome contains these proteins:
- the taldo1 gene encoding transaldolase translates to MSSVSPDKRRKMESALNQLKKHTVVVADTGDFHAIEEYKPQDATTNPSLILAAAKMPAYQQLLDQAIKYGIAKGGTEDEQVAHIMDKLFVSFGLEILKKVPGRVSTEVDARLSFDKDEMLAKALRLIALYKEAGISKERVLIKLSSTWEGIQAGKELEEKHGIHCNMTLLFSFAQAVACAEANVTLISPFVGRIMDWYKENTGRKGYEPHEDPGVLSVTKIYNYYKKFGYSTVVMGASFRNTGEVKALAGCDLLTISPGLLAELSEDHSPVTEMLNVEKAKASDLEKIHLDEKAFRWEHNEDRMAVEKLSDGIRKFAADAIKLETMIKEKMLNVKNGK, encoded by the exons ATGTCCAGTGTGTCGCCGGACAAACGCAGGAAGATGGAGTCGGCTCTGAACCAACTGAAGAAGCACACGGTGGTGGTGGCGGACACCGGAGACTTTCACG CTATTGAAGAGTACAAGCCTCAGGATGCCACCACGAACCCTTCACTCATCCTGGCTGCTGCCAAGATGCCAGCCtaccagcagctgctggatcAGGCCATTAAATACGGCATCGCCAAAGGCGG AACTGAGGACGAGCAGGTTGCCCACATCATGGACAAACTGTTTGTGAGTTTCGGGCTGGAGATTCTCAAGAAGGTTCCAGGCAGAGTTTCCACTGAGGTGGATGCCAG ATTGTCTTTCGATAAAGATGAAATGCTTGCCAAGGCTCTGAGGCTCATCGCTCTGTACAAGGAGGCCGGCATCAGTAAGGAGCGTGTGCTTATCAAACTGTCTTCTACCTGGGAGGGGATCCAGGCTGGCAA GGAGCTCGAGGAGAAGCACGGCATTCACTGCAACATGACCCTGCTGTTCTCCTTCGCTCAGGCTGTGGCCTGTGCAGAGGCTAACGTTACACTCATCTCACCCTTCGTTGGACGCATCATGGACTGGTACAAGGAGAACACAGGCCGTAAGGGCTACGAGCCACATGAAGACCCAG GTGTGCTGAGTGTGACCAAGATTTACAACTACTACAAGAAGTTTGGTTACAGCACCGTGGTGATGGGCGCCTCCTTCAGGAACACGGGTGAGGTCAAAGCCCTGGCAGGATGCGACCTGCTCACCATCTCCCCGGGGCTGCTGGCCGAGCTCAGCGAGGATCACAGCCCGGTCACAGAGATGCTCAATGTGGAGAAAG CCAAGGCCAGTGATCTGGAGAAGATCCACCTGGATGAGAAGGCTTTCCGCTGGGAGCACAACGAGGACCGCATGGCAGTGGAGAAGCTGTCGGATGGCATCCGCAAGTTCGCTGCAGACGCCATCAAGCTGGAGACCATGATCAAA GAGAAAATGCTCAATGTGAAAAACGGCAAGTAA